GGCCCTGGGGGCAGACTACGCTGCGATCGCGTGGACCTTCGCCGAAGGCACCTACGCCGCTGCTGGTACCGCCACGCCCCTGGCGGCTCAGGCCCCTTATCCGGGCACGCATGAGCACCTGCTCGCCAACACGGGTCTCGAGCGCTTCGTGCTGGCCCTGGCAGATGTGTCCGAGGAACATCCCTTGCGCGAGCGCCGAGGCTTGCGTGTGCTCGGCGCGGCCGGTCAGTCCTTCGATCAGTTCCTACCCCTCGCGCTGGCGGCCCACTTCGATGCCATCGGCTTCGACAGGCGCACGACGCCTGCGCATCGCGAGGAGTAGCGCCTCGCCTCGACGAGTCCCCTAACGGTGCGGCCTGCCCAGGCAGTGCCGATCGCCTTGCTCCGCGACATGAAATCCCGCGGCGCGCACCTGCTCTGCTGGCGGGCTGGTCGGGTCGCGCAGGGGGTTGGTGTGGTTGAAGTGGATGAAGTGCACCTTTGCCCGCTCCCGCTTGGGCAGGGGAGCGAAGCGCGCCATCGAGTGGCTGACGAAGGGATGGGGGAAGCCGCTCATGTCACGGCCGGGGATCTCGCCGTTGGCGAAGAAGGTGGCGTCGAGGAAGGCGATGTCCACCTCGGCCAGGACGTCCTCGATGCGTACGCCCCACGCATCCCACTGCTCCCACGAATCGATGTCCGGGATGAACAGAGCCGCCGCCTCCGGGCCTTCGATACGGAAGCCCGCCACCTCGGCGTACTCCTGACGATGGGGCACGGCGAAGGCGGTGACGTTGAGGCGGGGGCCGAGCGCTTGGATGCCGCCCGCGGTCATGGGCTCGAGGCGGATGTTCTCGTAGGCGACGAGTTGGCTCCAAGGCCCATGGTCGCGCAGGAAGTCGGCGAAGCGCGGCAGCGTGTGCACGGGCACACCCCGCGCGCCCAACGACTCGTGGCCGAGGAACATCAGCCCCGTGTAGTGGCCGATGTGCGCGTGGGTGAGGAACACGCCATCGAGTATCGGTGCGTCCGATGCTTGCGGCCCCGCCAGGCGCGCGAGGTCGTAGCCCTGGCGGCGTACGTCCGGGGTGGCCTCGAACAACCAGCGGGCCCCGCGGCGGTGATCCACCAAGCCCAGGGACAAGCGCGCTGCCGAAGGTTGCTCCCAAGCCGGGTCTTGCCAGCGCCCGAACTGGGGAGTGCCACCGTCCTGGGAGGTGCCGAGCACCAGCAGCTCCACCTCGCACGCCCCGAGGGCCGCTGCGGGAGCGGCAGCGAGCAGCGCCGCGGCGGCGGCGCCCAACACGGCTAGTGTTCTGTCACTAGCGTGACAGGACACTACAGCTCCGAGAGGATCTGACGTCGCTTGTCGTTGTACTCCGCCTCGGTGATCAGGCCCTGTTGGTACAGGTCGATCAGCAGGCGCAGGCGCTCTTCGATGTTGGTGCCGGGGACGCGAAGGGGAGCGCTCGGGGCGGCCGTGGCCGCGGCGGGTACGGCCGCGGGTGTGCTGCTGCCGCTCGGGGCGGCCTCCAACTGCTCCCGCATGCGCGACATCTCCGCGCGCATGGCCTCCTGCTCCGCCTGCAGCGCCGCGGCCTCTTCGCTGGTCATCCCCGCACTGGGGGCGGGCGCTGGCACCGCGGCCGGTGCACCGCTGGCGCCGTTGCTGCCTGCGGTGGCGAGGGAGGGTTGGGCCTCGAGGCTGTCGAGGGCCAGCGGCACGTCGATCAGGATCCAGTCCGTACGCACTTTGCCCTTCGAGGTGACCTGATTGCTCAGCCCCTCGTAGGCGAGCAACTGGCCCTTCAGCGCACCGGAGTTGCGCTTGCGCGTGCCGGAGCTCAGGGCGTAGGGCTGCACCGCGCCGGTGGTGTCGAACAGCCGTTCGAACTCGCGGTTACGCTGGCGATCGAGCTCGCCGATGATGATGTTCAGCTTGCCGTCCGCGAAGAAAATTCGTCCCGATGTCAGGGCCAGGCCGCTCAGCAACACCAGGCGCCGCGAGCGCCGCTGCATCACGAAGGTGACGTCCTGGTCGGGCCCTGCCAGCTGCAGGCCCTTGGCGATCTGCCCCGCGAGCAGGGTGGCCTGCTGGGGGGAGAACAGGGTCTCCAGCTCGTTGTTCGAAAACAGGCCGTCGGCGCGCACGGTGATGGCTTGCAGGATGGGCTTGAGATCGTCCGGCGAGAGCTCCACAGGATGCTCGTTGAGCCCGTAGCGATCGGTGTCCTGATCGGCCAACGTAAAGGTGGAATAGGCGCCGTCCTTGTAGAACACATCAGGGTCGCGCGCGTGGCTGGCGGGCCCGAAGGTCAGGGCAAAAAACGTTGCTAGAGCAATGATTTGCGGTGCAAGGAGACGGAACGGGCGCGGCTTGGAGCCGCACGGCGAAGGAAGACTCAGCATGGTACGCCTGCGTCAGAAATCAATGGTGGCAGTGTACGACGGGAAGCGGGCGCTGGGGTAGGGCGATGGAGGTGGCCGGTGGGCCGATAAAGGCACGGACGTCGAGACCGACGTCCGTGCCATCTCCCGTCGAGGTAAGGGTGGTTACCTCAGAAGAAGAAGGTCATGCCAAGCACGACCGAGTTCAGCTGATCAGCGTTGTTGAAGGCTGCTTCCACCTGCGTGGTGGTGCCGTCAACTTCGATGTCCAGCGCTTCCCACACCAGGTACATGATCAGCTTGCTGCCAAAGTACTGATCGATGGAGAGGCCGATACGCTGCATCTCCGAG
This sequence is a window from Pseudomonadota bacterium. Protein-coding genes within it:
- a CDS encoding SHOCT domain-containing protein; translated protein: MLSLPSPCGSKPRPFRLLAPQIIALATFFALTFGPASHARDPDVFYKDGAYSTFTLADQDTDRYGLNEHPVELSPDDLKPILQAITVRADGLFSNNELETLFSPQQATLLAGQIAKGLQLAGPDQDVTFVMQRRSRRLVLLSGLALTSGRIFFADGKLNIIIGELDRQRNREFERLFDTTGAVQPYALSSGTRKRNSGALKGQLLAYEGLSNQVTSKGKVRTDWILIDVPLALDSLEAQPSLATAGSNGASGAPAAVPAPAPSAGMTSEEAAALQAEQEAMRAEMSRMREQLEAAPSGSSTPAAVPAAATAAPSAPLRVPGTNIEERLRLLIDLYQQGLITEAEYNDKRRQILSEL
- a CDS encoding MBL fold metallo-hydrolase, which produces MSCHASDRTLAVLGAAAAALLAAAPAAALGACEVELLVLGTSQDGGTPQFGRWQDPAWEQPSAARLSLGLVDHRRGARWLFEATPDVRRQGYDLARLAGPQASDAPILDGVFLTHAHIGHYTGLMFLGHESLGARGVPVHTLPRFADFLRDHGPWSQLVAYENIRLEPMTAGGIQALGPRLNVTAFAVPHRQEYAEVAGFRIEGPEAAALFIPDIDSWEQWDAWGVRIEDVLAEVDIAFLDATFFANGEIPGRDMSGFPHPFVSHSMARFAPLPKRERAKVHFIHFNHTNPLRDPTSPPAEQVRAAGFHVAEQGDRHCLGRPHR